The following are encoded together in the Osmerus eperlanus chromosome 18, fOsmEpe2.1, whole genome shotgun sequence genome:
- the LOC134038918 gene encoding uncharacterized protein LOC134038918, with the protein MEKINIDLLKKYVEPQPRIPAKWIAIATASTPPAEPQLSPFSCVTVPQSPTFTPSPRTDPLSSDLSKMVDSTDNRPSMSVTPKELIAEIWSGQRQGVLWSKVGPYKIFAAGLQNLAPGKEVESEVLNAFIHAVIGRQDPTESRAFLVDPFQMTAMWQRSYRGLTKLDPMAYDVLIGPVSDKHHWTLVVIYPKQKRVIYMDPLGETTDHINKCRNITRQVINQW; encoded by the exons ATGGAAAAGATCAACATTGACCTCCTAAAAAAATATGTGGAACCACAGCCACGCATCCCCGCCAAATGGATTGCCATTGCCACTGCTTCCACTCCTCCTGCAGAACCACAGCTTAGCCCTTTCAGCTGTGTTACAGTTCCCCAATCACCCACTTTCACACCTAGTCCACGAACAGACCCCTTGTCCTCTGATCTCAGCAAGATGGTCGACTCAACTGACAACAGACCCTCAATGTCAGTCACTCCAAAGGAAT TAATAGCTGAAATCTGGTCAGGTCAACGGCAAGGTGTGCTGTGGAGCAAAGTTGGGCCGTACAAAATATTTGCCGCTGGCCTGCAGAATCTGGCCCCCGGAAAGGAGGTAGAGAGTGAG GTTTTGAATGCATTCATTCATGCCGTAATTGGGAGGCAAGATCCAACTGAAAGCAGGGCTTTTCTTGTTGACCCCTTCCAAATGACAGCGATGTGGCAAAGATCATACAGGGGATTAACCAAG CTTGACCCAATGGCATATGATGTACTGATAGGACCAGTCAGTGACAAACATCACTGGACTCTTGTG GTCATCTATCCAAAGCAGAAAAGGGTTATTTACATGGACCCCCTAGGTGAAACCACTGACCACATCAACAAATGCAGGAATATCACAAGGCAAGTCATAAACCAGTGGTAA